A region from the Sphingomonas sp. S2-65 genome encodes:
- a CDS encoding sensor histidine kinase, which yields MRFDDTLETVLASDLRTPFGVQSAWRQLTDLVGRRRVVPDTRVLAALRDLRGKVPATVRAASARSLEYANPPAPLVRLFALDDAAVAAPALRSARLAAAEWIQLLPDLTPAGRAILRNRRDLSPAVQRALESFGPVDFVLPDNSPVPVEQEAETAPAAAEPSLAEADAGTFEIAEVVARIDAFWRKRETDPAPMAAMRVVEAFRFETDGKGIIRWVDGVSRGPVIGISLDAGDARVDGTASGALRHRAAFSHARLRIEGESDAAGDWLISGIPAFDPASGRFTGYRGTARRPRPDERAEPPAEGASHAAADSLRQLVHELRTPTNAIAGFAEMIESQMLGPVSAVYRERAHIIRAQARELLGAIDDLDLAARIDSAALALIPGRVALRPLLESIAEDLGPLAELRGAMIALPIDDASVVGDRRAVERLLSRLLATLVSASAPGERIGVYVTHEAVDRVAIAIDRPRALADYPGDSVLGIDDERDDTTLLGTGFALRLARNLARELGGSLAIGSDRLTLRLAASVISQVGQAHLN from the coding sequence GTGCGGTTCGACGATACTCTGGAAACGGTGCTCGCCTCCGATCTGCGGACACCCTTCGGCGTGCAGTCGGCCTGGCGCCAGCTGACCGATCTGGTGGGCCGCCGGCGCGTGGTCCCCGATACCCGCGTGCTCGCCGCGCTTCGCGACCTGCGCGGCAAGGTGCCCGCCACCGTCCGCGCCGCCAGCGCCCGCTCGCTCGAATATGCCAACCCGCCCGCGCCGCTGGTCCGCCTGTTCGCGCTGGACGACGCCGCGGTCGCCGCGCCTGCGCTGCGTTCGGCACGGCTCGCCGCGGCCGAGTGGATCCAGCTGCTCCCAGACTTGACTCCGGCCGGACGCGCGATCCTGCGCAACCGCCGCGACTTGAGCCCCGCCGTCCAGCGCGCGCTCGAAAGCTTCGGCCCGGTCGACTTCGTGCTGCCCGACAACAGCCCGGTTCCGGTCGAGCAGGAAGCCGAGACCGCGCCTGCCGCTGCCGAGCCGAGCCTCGCCGAGGCCGACGCAGGCACCTTCGAGATCGCCGAAGTGGTCGCCCGGATCGACGCGTTCTGGCGCAAGCGGGAAACCGATCCCGCACCGATGGCGGCGATGCGCGTCGTTGAGGCGTTCCGCTTCGAGACCGATGGCAAGGGCATCATCCGCTGGGTCGACGGCGTCAGCCGCGGTCCGGTGATCGGGATCAGCCTGGATGCCGGCGATGCGCGGGTCGACGGCACCGCCAGCGGCGCGCTGCGGCACCGCGCGGCGTTCTCGCACGCGCGGCTGCGGATCGAGGGCGAGTCCGACGCGGCCGGCGACTGGCTCATCTCCGGCATTCCGGCATTCGATCCGGCAAGCGGCCGCTTCACCGGCTATCGCGGCACCGCGCGCCGTCCGCGCCCCGACGAGCGTGCCGAACCCCCGGCCGAGGGTGCCTCGCACGCCGCCGCCGATTCGCTGCGGCAGCTCGTCCACGAACTGCGCACCCCCACTAATGCGATCGCCGGCTTTGCCGAGATGATCGAATCGCAGATGCTGGGACCGGTCTCGGCGGTCTATCGCGAGCGTGCGCACATCATCCGGGCGCAGGCGCGCGAGCTGCTCGGCGCGATCGACGATCTCGATTTGGCCGCGCGGATCGACAGCGCGGCGCTGGCGCTGATCCCCGGCCGCGTCGCGCTGCGCCCGCTGCTCGAATCGATCGCGGAAGACCTTGGTCCACTCGCCGAGCTTCGCGGCGCGATGATCGCGCTGCCGATCGACGACGCCTCGGTGGTGGGCGATCGCCGCGCCGTCGAACGCCTGCTGTCGCGGTTGCTGGCGACACTCGTCTCGGCCAGCGCGCCAGGCGAGCGCATCGGCGTCTATGTCACGCACGAGGCCGTGGACCGCGTCGCGATCGCGATCGACCGGCCGCGCGCGCTGGCGGATTATCCGGGTGACTCGGTGCTGGGCATCGATGACGAGCGTGACGACACCACGCTGCTCGGCACCGGCTTCGCGCTGCGGCTCGCGCGCAACCTTGCCCGCGAGCTGGGCGGATCGCTGGCGATCGGCAGCGACCGGTTGACTTTGCGGCTCGCCGCCTCCGTAATCAGCCAAGTGGGCCAGGCGCATCTGAACTGA
- a CDS encoding Lrp/AsnC family transcriptional regulator has protein sequence MRFDDIDVRILALLQENGRMTNVELAERVGLTAPPCLRRVRALEQQGAISGYHAALDPAALGYNLTVFAMVSLKSQADADLRAFEQRVAEIPEVRECHMLNGEIDFILKIVAADLQSFQQILTTQLTTAPNVEHVKTSLTIRTAKSLPGVPVPEM, from the coding sequence ATGCGGTTTGACGACATCGATGTGCGAATCCTCGCCCTCCTGCAGGAGAATGGCCGGATGACGAACGTCGAACTGGCCGAACGTGTAGGCCTCACTGCGCCCCCCTGCCTCCGCCGCGTCCGTGCGCTCGAGCAGCAAGGCGCGATCAGTGGATATCACGCAGCCTTAGACCCTGCGGCGCTGGGATACAACCTGACCGTGTTCGCGATGGTCAGCCTCAAGAGCCAGGCCGACGCCGATCTGCGCGCGTTCGAGCAGCGGGTCGCCGAAATCCCCGAAGTGCGCGAATGCCACATGCTGAACGGCGAGATCGATTTCATCCTCAAGATCGTCGCCGCCGACCTGCAAAGCTTCCAGCAGATCCTCACCACCCAGCTCACCACCGCCCCCAATGTCGAGCATGTGAAGACATCGCTGACGATCCGCACCGCAAAGTCGCTGCCCGGCGTGCCGGTCCCCGAGATGTAA
- a CDS encoding WalW protein: protein MAERQLPYRVPAPEPHALLHWPDAFGTRFTVFIDTEEEFDWTKPFSRDARGTNHMRALPAAHAWFTARGVPLTCLIDHPIATCARSVEILRTMLEDGRSAVGTQLHPWVSPPFDEDVSILNSFAANLPHGLEEAKLTLLTTLITDAIGVQPRIYRAGRYGIGPDTPAMLSRLGYRLDSSMRAGYDYSRAGGPDFTRIGNQPFGLMPGLSELPLTTVYTGHARRGGAGLHRWLGTLPRGRGIASRLGLFSRVALTPEDMPLDDVLEAVRVAAGEGVRLLNFSFHSPSLEPGHTPYVRTEADLAAFYRWWEGVLAELDRLKIAPASLDQIIDALDAACGPTATSASAGSAGGL, encoded by the coding sequence GTGGCGGAGCGGCAGCTTCCCTACCGGGTGCCGGCGCCGGAGCCGCATGCGCTGCTGCACTGGCCCGACGCGTTCGGGACGCGGTTCACTGTCTTCATCGATACCGAGGAAGAGTTCGACTGGACCAAACCGTTCAGCCGCGACGCGCGCGGCACCAATCATATGCGCGCCTTGCCGGCCGCGCATGCCTGGTTCACCGCCCGCGGCGTGCCGCTCACTTGCCTGATCGACCATCCGATCGCGACCTGCGCGCGTTCGGTGGAGATCCTGCGGACGATGCTGGAGGACGGCCGGTCGGCAGTCGGCACCCAGCTTCACCCCTGGGTGAGCCCGCCTTTCGACGAAGATGTCAGCATCCTCAACAGCTTCGCGGCCAATCTTCCGCACGGGCTTGAAGAAGCCAAGCTGACTCTGCTCACCACCCTGATCACCGACGCGATCGGGGTGCAGCCGCGTATCTATCGGGCGGGCCGTTACGGTATCGGCCCGGATACTCCCGCGATGCTATCGAGGCTGGGCTACCGCCTCGATAGCTCGATGCGCGCCGGCTACGACTATTCGCGGGCGGGCGGACCCGACTTCACGCGGATCGGCAACCAGCCGTTCGGCCTGATGCCGGGGTTGAGCGAGTTGCCGCTCACCACCGTCTATACCGGCCATGCCCGCCGCGGCGGTGCCGGGCTTCACCGCTGGCTCGGCACGCTTCCGCGCGGACGCGGCATCGCCTCGCGCCTCGGGCTGTTTTCCAGGGTGGCGCTCACGCCCGAGGACATGCCGCTCGACGACGTGCTCGAAGCGGTACGCGTGGCGGCGGGGGAGGGCGTGCGCCTGCTCAATTTCAGCTTCCACTCGCCGTCGCTGGAGCCGGGTCACACGCCCTATGTCCGCACCGAGGCCGATCTCGCCGCCTTCTACCGGTGGTGGGAGGGCGTTCTGGCGGAGCTCGACCGGCTGAAGATCGCGCCGGCATCGCTCGACCAGATCATCGACGCGCTCGACGCGGCTTGCGGTCCGACCGCGACCTCCGCTAGTGCGGGTTCTGCTGGGGGCCTGTAG
- a CDS encoding SDR family oxidoreductase: MQRLNNKTCVVTGAARGIGRAIAARFHAEGGVVVVTDIDEAGGAAAAAEIGCRFERLDVREETDWSRLAGIVPVADVVVNNAGVTGFEACMVAHDPEHASLADWREVHRVNLDGTFLGCRYAIGAMKAAGVGSIINISSRSGLVGIPGAAAYASSKAAIRNHSKTVALYCAQQGWKIRCNSIHPAAILTPIWEPMLGDGVDREARTQALVADTPLKRFGMPDEVAAIAVTLASDEATYVTGTEVNIDGGLLAGSAASPG; encoded by the coding sequence ATGCAAAGACTGAACAACAAGACGTGCGTCGTCACCGGCGCGGCGCGGGGCATTGGCCGCGCCATCGCCGCGCGCTTCCATGCCGAAGGCGGCGTCGTTGTCGTGACCGACATCGACGAAGCGGGCGGCGCCGCGGCGGCAGCCGAGATCGGGTGCCGGTTCGAACGGCTCGACGTGCGCGAGGAGACCGACTGGTCGCGATTGGCGGGCATCGTTCCGGTGGCGGACGTGGTCGTGAACAATGCCGGGGTGACGGGCTTCGAAGCGTGCATGGTGGCGCACGACCCGGAACACGCCAGCCTGGCGGACTGGCGGGAGGTTCATCGGGTCAACCTGGACGGAACGTTCCTCGGTTGTCGCTATGCGATCGGCGCGATGAAGGCGGCGGGGGTCGGCTCGATCATCAACATATCGTCTCGCTCCGGACTGGTCGGCATTCCCGGCGCTGCGGCGTACGCCTCGTCCAAGGCGGCGATCCGCAACCACAGCAAGACGGTCGCGCTTTACTGCGCGCAGCAGGGCTGGAAGATACGCTGCAACTCGATCCACCCGGCCGCGATCCTTACGCCCATCTGGGAGCCGATGCTGGGAGATGGTGTGGATCGCGAGGCCCGGACGCAGGCGCTGGTAGCCGACACGCCGCTGAAGCGGTTCGGCATGCCGGATGAAGTCGCAGCCATTGCCGTGACGCTCGCCTCGGACGAGGCGACTTATGTGACGGGGACGGAAGTGAACATCGACGGCGGGCTGCTTGCAGGCTCCGCTGCTTCGCCCGGCTGA
- a CDS encoding tetratricopeptide repeat protein — protein MTFVSKLAMAAALTLGTSALGVSPALAQKKNDKEQAIKVSDEFRTPAAAAQAAVDAKNWTAAEPSIVAAEAVAKSDTEKYFAAVLRLQLETSRNNVNGQIAALGVLASNPTTPPQNVKPYQQRFYYLQGAAAANAKKNAEAIQYLTKAREAGSNAEDISILLANAYGATGKNAEAVAEVDKAMAASKAAGRKPPVEWYRFAIPKVSALGDRAATAQWMTRYIQEYPTVQNWRWVVQVTRQGTPAANEKVEKLDLYRLMRSTNALADRGDYADYAYQAQTSGLPWEAVTVIEEGRKNGKIPSGDSDTGRIYTASQAAAKAEGSLDRQVATAKTGTQTANLADAFLASGNNAKALELYDQALQRGGAKADEVNLHRGIALQRLGRKDEARTAFQAVPATGSYGNLALLWATSVDFPPLGA, from the coding sequence ATGACGTTCGTTTCGAAGCTCGCGATGGCCGCCGCGCTGACGCTGGGCACTTCCGCACTGGGCGTCTCGCCCGCGCTTGCGCAGAAGAAGAACGACAAGGAACAGGCGATCAAGGTGAGCGACGAGTTCCGCACGCCCGCCGCCGCCGCGCAGGCCGCAGTGGACGCCAAGAACTGGACCGCCGCCGAGCCGAGCATCGTCGCCGCCGAAGCGGTCGCCAAGAGCGATACCGAAAAGTATTTCGCCGCCGTGCTGCGGCTTCAGCTCGAAACGTCGCGCAACAACGTGAACGGGCAGATCGCCGCACTGGGCGTTCTGGCGAGCAATCCCACCACGCCGCCGCAGAACGTGAAGCCGTATCAGCAGCGCTTTTATTACCTCCAGGGCGCCGCCGCCGCCAACGCCAAGAAGAACGCCGAGGCGATCCAGTATCTGACCAAGGCGCGCGAGGCGGGATCGAACGCCGAGGACATCTCGATCCTGCTCGCCAACGCCTATGGCGCGACCGGCAAGAACGCCGAAGCCGTGGCCGAAGTGGACAAGGCGATGGCCGCGAGCAAGGCCGCCGGGCGCAAGCCGCCGGTCGAATGGTACCGTTTCGCGATCCCCAAGGTCAGCGCGCTCGGCGACCGCGCCGCGACCGCGCAGTGGATGACGCGCTACATCCAGGAATATCCCACCGTGCAGAACTGGCGCTGGGTGGTCCAGGTGACTCGCCAGGGCACGCCGGCGGCCAATGAGAAGGTCGAGAAGCTCGACCTGTACCGGCTGATGCGCTCGACCAATGCGCTGGCGGACCGCGGCGATTATGCCGACTATGCCTATCAGGCGCAGACCAGCGGCCTTCCCTGGGAAGCGGTGACGGTGATCGAAGAGGGCCGCAAGAACGGCAAGATCCCGTCGGGGGATTCGGATACCGGGCGGATCTATACCGCGTCGCAGGCGGCCGCGAAGGCGGAGGGTTCGCTCGACCGCCAGGTGGCGACGGCCAAGACCGGCACGCAGACCGCCAACCTGGCCGACGCGTTCCTCGCTTCGGGCAACAACGCCAAGGCGCTGGAGCTCTACGACCAGGCGCTGCAGCGTGGCGGGGCCAAGGCCGACGAAGTGAATTTGCATCGCGGCATCGCGCTGCAGCGGCTGGGCCGCAAGGACGAGGCGCGGACTGCGTTCCAGGCGGTGCCGGCGACCGGGTCCTATGGCAATCTCGCGCTGCTGTGGGCGACCTCGGTCGACTTCCCGCCGCTCGGCGCCTGA